The following are from one region of the Microcoleus sp. FACHB-831 genome:
- a CDS encoding ABC transporter ATP-binding protein — MLSFLEGKYRKPAKKLVLDRIDLVVNPQEKVGIIGANGAGKSTLLKVICGILRPTSGGVRVRGKIAPLIELGAGFDKELSVMDNIVLYGVLLGFSRKEMIHRTPSILEFAQLKDYALVPVKALSSGMEARLGFAIATDVQPDILILDEVLSVGDESFKDKCRQRIENFWKADATVLVVSHDLEFVKQSCQQAIWLDKGKVKLVGDADRVVEAYLINTAIAGSSGNPI, encoded by the coding sequence GTGTTGTCTTTTTTGGAGGGTAAGTACCGTAAGCCTGCAAAGAAGTTAGTGCTAGATCGGATTGATTTGGTGGTTAACCCGCAAGAAAAGGTGGGAATTATTGGGGCGAATGGTGCTGGTAAATCGACGCTTCTGAAGGTGATATGTGGAATTTTGCGACCAACGAGTGGGGGGGTACGGGTGCGGGGTAAGATTGCTCCTCTAATTGAGTTGGGGGCGGGTTTTGATAAAGAACTTTCGGTGATGGATAACATCGTACTCTATGGAGTATTGCTGGGGTTTTCGCGGAAAGAAATGATCCATAGAACGCCATCTATTTTAGAATTTGCCCAGTTGAAAGACTATGCTTTGGTTCCCGTGAAGGCTTTATCATCAGGTATGGAAGCACGTTTGGGATTTGCGATCGCAACTGATGTGCAACCGGATATTCTAATTCTTGATGAAGTGCTATCTGTGGGTGATGAAAGTTTTAAAGATAAGTGCAGACAGCGAATTGAGAATTTTTGGAAGGCTGATGCGACTGTTTTGGTAGTCTCCCACGATCTGGAGTTTGTAAAACAATCGTGTCAGCAAGCAATTTGGTTGGATAAGGGCAAAGTCAAGTTGGTAGGCGATGCAGATCGCGTAGTTGAGGCTTATCTCATAAATACAGCGATCGCTGGGTCTTCTGGCAATCCTATCTAA